In Pseudomonas fluorescens, a genomic segment contains:
- the betA gene encoding choline dehydrogenase codes for MSQEYDYIIVGAGSAGNTLATRLTEDEGVTVLLLEAGGPDYRLDFRTQMPAALAFPLQGRRYNWAYETDPEPHMNGRRMECGRGKGLGGSSLINGMCYIRGNALDYDNWSKLPGLEDWTYLDCLPYFRKAETRDIGPNDYHGGDGPVSVTTPKAGNNPLFHAMVEAGVQAGYPRTEDLNGYQQEGFGPMDRTVTPNGRRASTARGYLDTAKKRSTLTIVTHALTDKVLFEGKRAVGVRYLIGAAEERVEARARKEVLVCSGAIASPQLLQRSGVGPAKLLESLDIPVVHDLPGVGENLQDHLELYLQYACTQPVSLYPSLLWYNQPAIGAEWLFNGTGIGASNQFEAGGFIRTREEFDWPNIQYHFLPVAINYNGSNGVKEHGFQAHMGSMRSPSRGRVQLKSKNPRDYPSILFNYMATEQDWQEFRDGIRLTREIMQQPALDPYRGREISPGIEVQTDEQLDKFIREHAETAFHPSCSCKMGTDEMAVVDGEGRVHGMQGLRVVDASIMPIITTGNLNAPTIMIAEKIADKIRGRKPLPRSTADYYVAGTAPVRGKPLREVGPTAQ; via the coding sequence ATGTCCCAAGAATACGATTACATCATTGTGGGTGCCGGCTCCGCCGGTAACACCCTGGCGACCCGTCTGACCGAAGACGAAGGCGTCACCGTCCTGCTGCTGGAAGCCGGCGGTCCTGACTACCGTCTCGACTTCCGTACCCAGATGCCCGCCGCCCTGGCATTCCCGCTGCAAGGCCGCCGCTACAACTGGGCCTACGAAACCGATCCAGAGCCGCACATGAACGGCCGCCGTATGGAATGCGGGCGCGGCAAGGGCCTGGGTGGCTCTTCCTTGATCAACGGCATGTGCTACATCCGTGGCAACGCCCTGGACTACGACAACTGGTCGAAACTGCCCGGCCTGGAAGACTGGACCTACCTCGACTGCCTGCCGTATTTCCGTAAAGCCGAAACCCGCGACATCGGCCCCAACGACTACCATGGCGGCGACGGCCCGGTCAGCGTGACGACGCCCAAAGCCGGCAACAACCCGCTGTTCCACGCCATGGTCGAAGCCGGCGTACAGGCCGGTTACCCGCGTACCGAAGACTTGAACGGCTACCAGCAGGAAGGCTTCGGCCCGATGGACCGTACCGTCACGCCAAACGGCCGACGCGCCAGCACCGCGCGCGGTTACCTGGACACGGCCAAAAAGCGTTCGACCCTGACCATCGTCACCCACGCCCTGACCGACAAAGTGTTGTTCGAAGGCAAGCGGGCCGTTGGCGTGCGTTACCTGATCGGTGCTGCCGAAGAGCGCGTCGAAGCCCGCGCCCGCAAGGAAGTGCTGGTGTGCAGCGGCGCAATCGCCTCGCCGCAACTGCTGCAACGCTCCGGTGTCGGCCCGGCCAAACTGCTGGAAAGCCTCGACATTCCGGTGGTCCATGACCTGCCCGGTGTCGGCGAAAACCTGCAAGACCACCTTGAGCTGTACCTGCAATACGCCTGCACCCAACCGGTGTCGCTGTACCCATCGCTGCTCTGGTACAACCAGCCGGCCATCGGTGCCGAGTGGCTGTTCAACGGCACCGGCATCGGCGCCAGCAACCAGTTCGAGGCCGGCGGTTTTATCCGTACCCGTGAAGAATTCGATTGGCCGAACATCCAGTACCACTTCCTGCCGGTAGCGATTAACTACAACGGCAGCAACGGCGTGAAAGAGCACGGTTTCCAGGCGCACATGGGGTCCATGCGCTCGCCAAGCCGTGGCCGCGTGCAACTGAAGTCGAAGAACCCACGGGACTACCCGAGCATCCTCTTCAACTACATGGCCACCGAGCAGGATTGGCAGGAGTTTCGCGACGGCATCCGCCTGACCCGCGAAATCATGCAACAGCCGGCGCTGGACCCGTACCGCGGCCGCGAAATCAGCCCGGGCATCGAGGTGCAAACCGATGAGCAACTCGACAAGTTCATCCGCGAACACGCCGAAACCGCGTTCCACCCGTCCTGCTCGTGCAAGATGGGCACCGATGAGATGGCCGTGGTCGATGGCGAAGGCCGCGTGCATGGCATGCAAGGCCTGCGTGTGGTCGATGCGTCGATCATGCCGATCATCACCACCGGCAACCTGAACGCGCCGACGATCATGATCGCCGAGAAAATCGCCGACAAGATCCGTGGTCGCAAGCCGCTGCCGCGCAGCACCGCCGACTACTACGTGGCAGGCACGGCGCCGGTGCGTGGCAAGCCGCTGCGTGAAGTGGGGCCGACTGCGCAGTAA
- the choW gene encoding choline ABC transporter permease subunit, producing MLTEQKIPLGQYIAAFVEWLTKHGANYFDAIASTLETMIHGVTFALTWFNPLALIGLIALLAHFIQRKWGLTVFVVASFLLILNLGYWQETMETLAQVLFATLVCVVIGVPLGIVAAHKPMFYTLMRPVLDLMQTVPTFVYLIPTLTLFGLGVVPGLISTVVFAIAAPIRLTYLGIRDVPQELMDAGKAFGCSRRQLLSRIELPHAMPSIAAGITQCIMLSLSMVVIAALVGADGLGKPVVNALNTADIALGFEAGLAIVLLAIMLDRICKQPDAKVGGDA from the coding sequence ATGCTGACTGAACAGAAAATCCCACTAGGCCAGTACATCGCTGCCTTCGTCGAATGGTTGACCAAACACGGTGCCAACTATTTCGACGCAATCGCATCGACACTGGAAACGATGATCCACGGCGTGACGTTCGCGCTGACCTGGTTCAATCCGCTGGCATTGATCGGTCTGATTGCGCTGCTGGCTCACTTTATTCAACGTAAATGGGGCCTGACGGTTTTTGTCGTCGCCTCCTTCCTGCTGATCCTGAACCTTGGGTACTGGCAGGAAACCATGGAAACCCTCGCGCAGGTGTTGTTCGCCACCCTGGTCTGCGTGGTCATCGGAGTGCCGCTGGGCATTGTTGCCGCGCACAAGCCGATGTTCTACACCCTGATGCGGCCGGTGCTCGATCTGATGCAGACCGTACCGACCTTCGTCTACCTCATCCCTACCCTGACCCTCTTCGGGCTGGGTGTGGTGCCCGGGCTGATTTCCACGGTGGTGTTCGCGATTGCCGCGCCGATCCGCCTGACCTACCTGGGTATCCGCGATGTACCGCAAGAGTTGATGGACGCCGGCAAGGCCTTTGGCTGCTCGCGCCGTCAGTTGCTCTCGCGCATTGAACTGCCCCACGCCATGCCGAGCATCGCTGCCGGCATTACCCAATGCATCATGCTGTCGTTGTCGATGGTGGTGATCGCCGCCCTGGTGGGTGCCGATGGCCTCGGCAAGCCGGTGGTCAACGCGCTGAACACCGCCGATATCGCCCTGGGCTTTGAAGCCGGCCTGGCGATCGTATTGCTGGCCATCATGCTCGACCGCATCTGCAAACAACCCGACGCCAAAGTAGGGGGTGATGCATGA
- a CDS encoding alpha/beta hydrolase family protein produces the protein MTARSESIAIDIDGEQMSGTFLSPKSKVPGVLFVHGWGGSQERDLERAKGIAGLGCVCLTFDLRGHAGTGIPLSRVTREDNLRDLLAAYDRLLSHPAIDTSAVAVVGTSYGGYLAAILTSLRPVRWLALRVPALYRDQEWLKPKRDLDKADLMDYRSTLVHAQTNRALHACAQFTGDVLIVESETDDHVPHATIMSYRAACQRTHSLTHRIIDGADHALSDPVSQQAYTSILVDWITEMVVGERLSIIQSQ, from the coding sequence ATGACGGCTAGAAGCGAAAGCATTGCGATCGATATCGACGGCGAACAGATGAGCGGCACGTTCTTGAGCCCCAAGTCCAAAGTGCCTGGGGTGTTGTTCGTGCACGGCTGGGGCGGTAGCCAGGAGCGTGATCTGGAACGGGCCAAAGGCATCGCCGGCCTGGGCTGCGTGTGCCTGACCTTCGACCTGCGTGGCCATGCGGGCACTGGCATTCCGTTGTCCCGCGTGACCCGCGAAGACAACCTGCGCGACCTGCTGGCCGCCTACGACCGCCTGCTGTCGCACCCGGCCATCGACACCTCGGCGGTGGCGGTGGTGGGCACCAGTTACGGCGGTTACCTCGCCGCCATTCTGACGTCGTTGCGCCCGGTGCGCTGGCTGGCGCTGCGCGTGCCGGCACTGTACCGCGACCAGGAATGGCTCAAGCCCAAGCGCGATTTGGACAAGGCGGACCTGATGGATTACCGCAGTACGCTGGTGCACGCGCAAACCAACCGCGCCTTGCATGCCTGCGCGCAATTTACCGGCGATGTGCTGATCGTCGAATCGGAAACCGACGACCATGTGCCCCACGCGACCATCATGAGCTACCGTGCGGCGTGCCAGCGGACACACTCCCTGACCCACCGCATCATCGACGGCGCCGACCACGCCCTGAGTGACCCAGTCTCCCAGCAGGCCTACACCTCGATCCTGGTGGACTGGATCACCGAGATGGTGGTGGGCGAACGGTTGAGCATCATCCAGTCCCAATAA
- the betI gene encoding transcriptional regulator BetI: protein MPKVGMQPIRRQQLIEATLTAIDQVGMGDASIALIARLAGVSNGIISHYFQDKNGLIAATMRYLMNVLIENVHERRLALKDDSPRAHIQVIIGGNFDASQVNGPAMKTWLAFWAASMHHPSLHRLQRINDQRLYSNLCCQFRRVLPLPHARKAARGLAALIDGLWLRGALSGDAFDTAQAQRIAYEYMDFQLAKQVS, encoded by the coding sequence ATGCCCAAGGTCGGTATGCAACCCATACGCCGCCAACAGTTGATCGAAGCCACGCTGACGGCCATCGATCAGGTCGGGATGGGAGATGCCAGCATTGCGCTGATTGCCCGTCTGGCCGGTGTTTCGAACGGCATCATCAGTCACTACTTTCAGGACAAGAACGGCCTGATCGCCGCGACGATGCGCTACCTGATGAACGTGCTGATCGAGAACGTCCATGAACGCAGGCTGGCGCTGAAGGATGACAGCCCACGGGCCCACATTCAGGTGATCATCGGGGGGAACTTCGATGCGAGCCAGGTCAATGGACCGGCAATGAAAACCTGGCTGGCCTTCTGGGCCGCCAGCATGCACCACCCGTCTTTGCACAGGTTGCAGCGGATCAACGATCAACGTCTGTATTCCAACCTGTGCTGCCAGTTCCGCCGAGTGCTGCCGCTGCCGCACGCACGCAAAGCAGCCCGAGGCCTGGCGGCCCTGATCGACGGTTTGTGGTTGCGCGGCGCCCTGTCGGGAGACGCTTTCGACACGGCGCAGGCGCAACGGATCGCTTACGAATACATGGATTTCCAATTGGCCAAGCAGGTGAGTTAG
- a CDS encoding choline ABC transporter substrate-binding protein yields MKGSPSLLLAAMLSLPVMAHAAEPEQCKTVNFSDVGWTDITVTTATTSEILKGLGYKPRTTMISVPVTYKSLADGKNMDIFLGNWMPTMENDIKPYRDAGTVETVRANLENAKYTLAVPEALYNKGLKDFADIAKFKDELGGKIYGIEPGNDGNRTIQTLIDKDAFGLKTAGFKVVESSEAGMLSQVERATKRDQAIVFLGWEPHPMNTRFKMKYLTGGDDSFGPNYGQATIYTNTRKGYTQECSNVGQLLKNLVFTLNMESTLMGNVLDDKMKPDAAAKAWLKKNPQVLDTWLAGVTTVDGKPGLEAVKAYLDK; encoded by the coding sequence ATGAAAGGTTCACCCTCGTTGTTGTTGGCCGCCATGCTGAGTCTGCCAGTCATGGCACACGCTGCAGAACCGGAACAGTGTAAGACCGTCAACTTCTCCGATGTCGGCTGGACCGACATCACCGTCACGACTGCGACCACCAGCGAAATTCTCAAGGGCCTGGGCTACAAGCCACGCACCACGATGATTTCGGTACCGGTGACCTACAAGTCACTGGCAGACGGCAAGAACATGGACATCTTCCTCGGCAACTGGATGCCGACCATGGAAAACGACATCAAGCCGTACCGTGATGCCGGCACCGTGGAAACCGTGCGCGCCAACCTGGAAAACGCCAAGTACACCCTGGCCGTCCCCGAGGCGTTGTACAACAAAGGCCTGAAAGACTTCGCCGATATCGCCAAATTCAAGGATGAGCTGGGCGGCAAGATCTACGGTATCGAACCAGGTAACGACGGCAACCGCACCATCCAGACGCTGATCGACAAAGACGCCTTCGGCCTGAAAACCGCGGGCTTCAAAGTGGTCGAATCCAGCGAAGCCGGCATGCTCTCCCAGGTGGAACGCGCCACCAAGCGCGACCAGGCCATCGTGTTCCTCGGCTGGGAACCGCACCCGATGAACACCCGCTTCAAGATGAAGTACCTGACCGGCGGTGACGACTCGTTCGGCCCCAACTACGGCCAGGCCACCATCTATACCAACACCCGCAAGGGCTACACCCAGGAATGCAGCAACGTCGGCCAACTGCTGAAAAACCTGGTGTTCACGCTGAACATGGAAAGCACCCTGATGGGGAATGTCCTGGACGACAAAATGAAGCCCGACGCCGCGGCCAAGGCCTGGCTGAAGAAGAACCCTCAGGTGCTCGACACCTGGCTGGCCGGCGTGACCACGGTTGATGGCAAACCCGGCCTGGAGGCCGTCAAAGCTTACCTCGACAAGTAA
- the betB gene encoding betaine-aldehyde dehydrogenase: protein MARFDLQKLYIDGGYSDAGSDATFEAINPANGEVLAQVQRATKDDVERAVVSAEKGQKIWAAMTAMERSRILRRAVDILRERNDELAALETLDTGKAFSETQYVDIVTGADVLEYYAGLVPAIEGEQIPLRDTSFVYTRREPLGVVAGIGAWNYPIQIALWKSAPALAAGNAMIFKPSEVTSLTTLKLAEIYTEAGVPAGVFNVLTGSGREVGTWLTEHPRIEKVSFTGGTDTGKKVMASASSSSLKEVTMELGGKSPLIIFDDADLDRAADIAMMANFYSSGQVCTNGTRVFVPKHLQAAFEAKIAERVARIRVGDPQDANTNFGPLVSFAHMESVLGYIAKGKEEGARVLCGGDRLTDGAFAKGAYVAPTVFTDCTDEMTIVREEIFGPVMSILTYETEAEVIRRANDTDFGLAAGLVTKDLNRAHRVIHQLEAGICWINAWGESDAKMPVGGYKQSGVGRENGISSLNNFTRIKSVQVELGDYASVF from the coding sequence ATGGCCCGTTTCGACCTGCAAAAACTCTACATTGACGGCGGCTACAGCGACGCTGGCAGCGATGCCACCTTCGAAGCCATCAACCCGGCTAACGGTGAAGTTCTCGCCCAAGTGCAACGCGCCACGAAAGACGACGTTGAACGTGCCGTGGTCAGCGCTGAAAAAGGCCAGAAAATCTGGGCCGCCATGACCGCCATGGAGCGTTCGCGCATCCTGCGTCGCGCCGTCGACATCCTGCGCGAGCGCAACGACGAACTGGCCGCCCTGGAAACCCTGGACACCGGTAAAGCCTTCTCTGAAACCCAGTACGTCGACATCGTCACCGGTGCCGACGTGCTGGAATACTACGCAGGCCTGGTGCCGGCCATCGAAGGCGAGCAGATCCCACTGCGCGATACCTCGTTCGTCTACACCCGTCGCGAGCCGCTGGGCGTGGTCGCCGGTATCGGCGCGTGGAACTACCCGATCCAGATCGCCCTGTGGAAATCCGCGCCAGCCCTGGCCGCCGGTAACGCGATGATCTTCAAGCCCAGCGAAGTCACCTCGCTGACCACCTTGAAACTGGCCGAGATCTACACCGAGGCCGGCGTTCCAGCCGGTGTATTCAACGTCTTGACCGGCAGCGGCCGTGAAGTCGGCACCTGGCTGACCGAACACCCACGCATCGAGAAAGTCTCGTTCACCGGCGGCACCGACACCGGTAAAAAAGTCATGGCCAGCGCTTCGAGCTCTTCGCTCAAGGAAGTGACCATGGAACTGGGCGGCAAGTCCCCGCTGATCATTTTCGACGACGCCGACCTGGATCGCGCCGCCGACATTGCGATGATGGCCAACTTCTACAGCTCCGGCCAGGTCTGCACCAACGGTACGCGCGTGTTTGTGCCAAAGCACCTGCAAGCCGCGTTCGAAGCCAAGATTGCCGAGCGTGTTGCGCGCATCCGCGTGGGCGACCCACAAGATGCCAACACCAACTTCGGCCCGCTGGTCAGCTTCGCCCACATGGAAAGCGTGCTGGGCTACATCGCCAAAGGTAAGGAAGAAGGCGCCCGCGTACTGTGCGGCGGCGATCGCCTGACCGATGGTGCCTTCGCCAAAGGCGCCTACGTGGCCCCGACCGTATTCACTGACTGCACCGACGAGATGACCATCGTCCGTGAAGAAATCTTCGGCCCGGTGATGAGCATCCTCACTTACGAGACCGAAGCAGAAGTGATCCGCCGCGCCAACGACACTGACTTCGGCCTGGCCGCCGGCCTGGTCACCAAGGACCTGAACCGCGCCCACCGCGTGATTCACCAGCTGGAAGCGGGTATCTGCTGGATCAACGCCTGGGGCGAGTCCGACGCGAAGATGCCGGTCGGTGGCTACAAGCAGTCGGGTGTGGGCCGTGAGAACGGGATCAGCTCGCTGAACAACTTCACTCGCATCAAATCGGTACAGGTTGAGCTGGGCGACTACGCCTCGGTGTTCTAA
- the choV gene encoding choline ABC transporter ATP-binding protein — protein MSIIRFDNVDVIFSKDPREALKLLDQGMSRNEILKKTGQIVGVEKASLDVEKGEICVLMGLSGSGKSSLLRCINGLNTVSRGQLFVEHEGRQIDIASCTPAELKMMRTKRIAMVFQKFALMPWLTVRENISFGLEMQGRPEKDRRKLVDEKLELVGLTQWRNKKPDELSGGMQQRVGLARALAMDADILLMDEPFSALDPLIRQGLQDELLELQSKLSKTIVFVSHDLDEALKLGSRIAIMKDGKIIQYSVPEEIVLNPADDYVRTFVAHTNPLNVLCGRSLMRTLDNCKRVNGSVCLDPGGDSWLDLAEGNTIKGARQNGAVMNLQNWAPGQAVEGLGRLPTLVDSNIGMRDALQIRYQTGNKLVLHDNNQVVGILGDSELYHALLGKNLG, from the coding sequence ATGAGCATTATCCGATTCGACAATGTCGATGTGATCTTCTCCAAAGACCCACGCGAAGCGCTCAAGCTGCTGGACCAGGGCATGAGCCGTAACGAGATCCTGAAAAAAACCGGGCAGATTGTCGGCGTAGAAAAAGCCAGCCTGGATGTCGAGAAAGGTGAAATCTGCGTGCTGATGGGCCTGTCCGGTTCCGGCAAATCGAGCCTGCTGCGCTGCATCAACGGCCTCAATACGGTCAGCCGTGGCCAGCTGTTCGTGGAGCATGAAGGGCGCCAGATCGACATCGCTTCCTGCACCCCGGCGGAGCTGAAAATGATGCGCACCAAGCGCATCGCCATGGTGTTCCAGAAGTTCGCCCTGATGCCCTGGCTGACGGTGCGCGAGAACATCAGCTTCGGCCTGGAAATGCAGGGCCGCCCGGAGAAAGACCGGCGCAAGCTGGTGGACGAGAAACTCGAACTGGTGGGCCTGACCCAGTGGCGCAACAAGAAGCCCGACGAACTGTCCGGCGGCATGCAGCAACGCGTCGGCCTGGCCCGCGCGCTGGCGATGGACGCCGATATCCTGCTGATGGATGAACCCTTCTCGGCCCTCGACCCGCTGATCCGCCAGGGCCTGCAGGACGAACTGCTGGAACTGCAAAGCAAGCTGAGCAAGACCATTGTGTTCGTCAGCCACGACCTCGACGAAGCCCTCAAGCTCGGCAGCCGTATCGCGATCATGAAAGACGGCAAGATCATCCAGTACAGCGTGCCGGAAGAGATCGTGCTGAACCCGGCGGATGACTATGTGCGCACCTTCGTCGCCCACACCAACCCGCTGAACGTACTGTGCGGGCGCAGCCTGATGCGCACCCTGGACAACTGCAAGCGCGTCAACGGTTCGGTGTGTCTCGATCCGGGCGGCGACTCGTGGCTGGACCTGGCCGAAGGCAACACCATCAAGGGCGCCCGCCAGAATGGCGCAGTGATGAACCTGCAGAACTGGGCACCCGGGCAAGCGGTGGAAGGCCTGGGGCGGTTGCCGACGCTGGTGGATTCGAATATCGGCATGCGCGATGCGCTGCAGATTCGTTATCAGACGGGGAACAAGCTGGTGTTGCATGACAACAACCAGGTGGTGGGGATCTTGGGCGACAGTGAGCTGTACCACGCCTTGCTAGGCAAGAACCTGGGCTAA
- a CDS encoding BCCT family transporter — MFYTSTALILLLTAILIIAPQEAGRMLGIAQAWLSKSFGWYYMVVIAAYLVFVVGLAFSSYGKLKLGSKDDTPDFSYGAWAGMLFSSGIGISLLYFGASEPLDHYFNPPEGAAASNGAARQALQLTFLHWGLHGWAIYALVGLAVAYFAYRHNQPLALRSALYPLVGERWVKGAAGHAVDGFGMFVTLLGLVTNLGIGSMQVSSGLENLFGMAHSNTNLLIVIVVMSTVATIAAVSGVENGIRRLSNLNIVLFSGLLIFVLLFGPTLHLLNGLVQNTGDYLNGIILKTFDLYVYEGDADKTERWMGLWTLFYWAWWISWAPFVGMFIARISRGRTVRELVAGVLLIPLGFTLAWLSIFGNSALDLVLNHGAVELGKTALEQPSMAIYQLLEHYPASKIVIGVSIFVGFVLFLTPADSGAVMMANLSCKGGNVDEDAPHWLRIFWSAVITLVTIGLLFAGNFEAMQTMVVLAGLPFSVVLIFFMFGLHKAMRQDVATELEQAQLAERGRRGFSERLSALDLQPSQATVQRFMDKHVTPALEEAATVLREQGLEVQTLLGKSKRCIGVRIEREEGNPFVYEVSLDGYSTASDDLPEEERTRYYRAEVYLHNGPQEYDLMGFAQEQITRDVLDQFESHRQLLGRVYS, encoded by the coding sequence GTGTTCTACACCTCCACCGCATTGATTCTGTTGTTGACCGCCATCCTGATCATCGCCCCGCAAGAGGCCGGGCGCATGCTCGGCATCGCACAGGCGTGGCTGTCGAAAAGCTTCGGCTGGTACTACATGGTGGTCATCGCCGCCTACCTGGTGTTCGTGGTGGGCCTGGCGTTTTCCTCCTACGGCAAGCTGAAACTAGGCAGCAAGGACGACACCCCGGACTTCAGCTACGGCGCCTGGGCCGGCATGTTGTTTTCGTCGGGCATCGGCATTTCGTTGCTGTACTTCGGTGCATCGGAACCGTTGGACCACTACTTCAACCCGCCTGAAGGCGCAGCGGCCAGCAACGGTGCGGCACGCCAGGCGTTGCAGCTGACCTTCCTGCACTGGGGCCTGCATGGCTGGGCGATCTATGCGTTGGTCGGCCTGGCCGTGGCGTACTTCGCGTATCGCCATAACCAGCCGCTGGCGCTGCGTTCGGCGCTGTACCCGCTGGTGGGCGAACGGTGGGTCAAGGGTGCGGCCGGGCATGCCGTGGACGGTTTCGGCATGTTCGTGACCCTGCTGGGCCTGGTGACCAACCTGGGCATCGGCTCGATGCAGGTGTCGTCCGGGCTGGAAAACCTGTTCGGCATGGCGCACAGCAACACGAACCTGTTGATCGTCATCGTCGTGATGAGCACCGTGGCGACCATTGCTGCCGTGTCGGGCGTGGAGAACGGCATTCGTCGCCTGTCCAACCTCAACATCGTGCTGTTCAGCGGCCTGCTGATCTTTGTGCTGTTGTTCGGCCCGACCCTGCACTTGCTCAACGGCCTGGTGCAGAACACCGGTGACTACCTCAACGGCATCATCCTGAAAACCTTCGACCTGTATGTGTACGAAGGCGACGCCGACAAGACCGAGCGCTGGATGGGCCTGTGGACCCTGTTCTATTGGGCCTGGTGGATTTCCTGGGCGCCTTTCGTGGGCATGTTCATCGCGCGTATTTCCCGGGGCCGCACGGTGCGTGAACTGGTCGCCGGCGTGCTGTTGATCCCGCTGGGCTTTACCTTGGCGTGGCTGTCGATCTTCGGCAACTCGGCACTGGACCTGGTGCTCAACCACGGTGCGGTAGAGTTGGGCAAGACGGCGCTGGAACAACCGTCCATGGCCATCTACCAACTGCTGGAGCATTACCCCGCGTCGAAAATCGTGATTGGCGTGTCGATCTTTGTAGGCTTTGTGCTGTTTTTGACCCCGGCGGACTCCGGCGCGGTGATGATGGCGAACCTTTCCTGCAAGGGTGGCAACGTGGATGAGGATGCGCCGCACTGGCTGCGGATCTTCTGGTCGGCGGTGATCACCCTGGTGACGATCGGCCTGCTGTTTGCGGGTAACTTCGAAGCCATGCAAACCATGGTGGTGCTGGCGGGGCTGCCGTTCTCGGTGGTGCTGATCTTCTTTATGTTCGGTTTGCACAAGGCGATGCGCCAGGACGTGGCGACGGAGCTGGAGCAGGCGCAGTTGGCCGAGCGTGGTCGTCGTGGTTTCAGCGAGCGCCTGAGCGCGTTGGACCTGCAACCGAGCCAGGCCACCGTGCAACGCTTTATGGACAAGCATGTAACGCCGGCGTTGGAAGAAGCCGCGACGGTGTTGCGCGAGCAGGGGCTGGAAGTGCAGACCCTGTTGGGCAAATCCAAGCGCTGCATTGGCGTGCGCATCGAGAGGGAAGAGGGGAATCCGTTTGTCTACGAAGTCAGCCTGGATGGCTACTCGACGGCGTCGGACGACCTGCCCGAGGAAGAGCGCACCCGTTACTACCGTGCTGAGGTGTACCTGCATAACGGGCCTCAGGAGTACGACCTGATGGGCTTCGCCCAGGAACAGATCACCCGGGACGTGCTCGATCAGTTTGAAAGCCATCGGCAGCTCCTTGGCCGTGTCTATAGCTGA
- a CDS encoding DUF3182 family protein, translated as MTPTQRKKLVVAHSTREGAPQHEVETNRALARWLAQILGLKFGGSYDPNRHAGRDLYVLPTQTLVGPDQARPFGISGPDDLWGGYVDHDFICTKAISHGVLGPEAVAPEGWSTLFGERVRDVVLDGLSVFALKDAREAATRLLYSGPIRLKPVHASAGRGQQVIRSLDEFDALLARPEAAQLFDDGVVLEQDLQDVVTHSVGQSFIGAHRFSYCGEQYLTQDGQGEEVYGGSNLIVVPGDYDDLLQLDLSDDVRLAIRQAQVFDAAALEAYPGFYASRRNYDIAQGVDSNGQRRSGVLEQSWRMGGASSAEVAALQSFINHPGLKAIHVSSVETYVDQPLPADAIEVYRGPAENSDFLLKYVTVKPYDG; from the coding sequence ATGACCCCAACGCAGCGCAAAAAGCTGGTCGTTGCCCATTCCACGCGGGAGGGCGCGCCCCAGCATGAAGTCGAAACCAATCGCGCCCTGGCGCGCTGGCTGGCGCAGATCCTCGGCCTCAAGTTTGGCGGCAGCTACGACCCCAACCGGCACGCTGGGCGTGATCTGTATGTGCTGCCCACCCAAACCCTGGTCGGCCCGGACCAGGCTCGCCCATTCGGTATTAGTGGCCCTGACGACCTGTGGGGCGGCTATGTCGATCACGACTTCATCTGTACCAAGGCGATCAGTCACGGCGTGTTGGGCCCCGAAGCCGTCGCCCCGGAGGGCTGGTCGACGTTATTTGGTGAGCGCGTGCGCGATGTGGTGTTGGACGGCCTGAGCGTGTTTGCCCTCAAGGATGCGCGGGAAGCTGCGACACGCCTGCTCTACAGTGGGCCGATCCGGTTGAAACCTGTGCACGCCAGCGCCGGGCGTGGCCAGCAAGTGATCCGTAGCCTGGATGAGTTCGACGCGTTGCTGGCGCGCCCCGAAGCGGCGCAGCTATTCGACGACGGTGTGGTATTGGAACAGGACCTTCAGGATGTGGTCACTCATAGTGTGGGCCAGAGTTTCATCGGCGCGCACCGGTTCAGCTATTGCGGCGAGCAATACTTGACCCAGGACGGGCAGGGTGAAGAGGTCTACGGTGGCTCGAACCTGATCGTGGTCCCGGGTGACTACGACGACCTGCTCCAACTCGACCTGTCCGACGACGTACGCCTGGCCATCCGGCAAGCCCAGGTCTTCGACGCCGCCGCGCTTGAGGCCTACCCTGGTTTTTATGCCTCACGGCGCAACTACGACATCGCCCAGGGCGTGGACAGCAACGGCCAGCGTCGCAGCGGTGTACTTGAACAGTCCTGGCGCATGGGCGGGGCCAGCAGCGCGGAAGTCGCGGCGCTGCAAAGCTTCATCAACCACCCGGGCCTTAAAGCCATTCATGTGTCCTCGGTAGAAACCTACGTGGACCAGCCACTGCCGGCGGATGCCATCGAGGTTTACCGCGGCCCGGCCGAAAACAGCGACTTTCTTCTCAAGTACGTGACGGTTAAACCTTATGACGGCTAG